The Brachyspira aalborgi genome has a segment encoding these proteins:
- the def gene encoding peptide deformylase, which translates to MIRDLIIYGDERLQQKSLYIEKVDDEILDLIEDMFETMYKANGVGLAAVQIGILKKLIVISVPDFDNEEDDKKSKKPDFKLALINPEIIWHSNDKEILEEGCLSFPEIRDEVARYKNIKVKYIDTNGEEKILEANDYVAKVLQHEIDHTNGITFIDRLESYQKRRLKRELKELRNSPKHFYSV; encoded by the coding sequence ATGATTAGAGATTTAATTATATACGGAGATGAAAGATTACAGCAAAAATCTTTATATATAGAAAAAGTTGACGATGAAATTTTAGATTTAATCGAAGATATGTTTGAAACTATGTATAAGGCAAACGGAGTAGGGCTTGCGGCGGTTCAAATTGGAATATTAAAAAAGTTAATCGTTATATCCGTTCCCGATTTCGATAACGAAGAAGACGATAAAAAATCTAAAAAACCCGATTTCAAATTGGCTTTAATTAATCCCGAAATAATTTGGCATTCTAACGATAAAGAAATTCTTGAAGAAGGTTGTTTATCTTTTCCCGAAATAAGAGACGAAGTTGCAAGATATAAAAACATTAAAGTTAAATATATCGATACAAACGGAGAAGAGAAAATACTTGAAGCTAACGATTATGTGGCAAAAGTTTTACAGCATGAAATTGACCATACTAACGGAATAACTTTTATTGACAGATTAGAATCCTATCAAAAGAGAAGATTAAAAAGAGAATTGAAAGAATTGAGAAACAGCCCGAAACATTTTTATAGCGTTTAA